AGCAAGGATCATTGTTGCAGCAGCAGCTTGTTAAAGCAAAAGCTGTTAAGCACAAAGCCAAAACTGATGTAATTTTCTTTTTCATACGACTCTCCTTAAGTTAGAGTTTGGACTTGATAAAGTTCATTATCATCTTTAACACCTTCTCGACCAGTTTTTGCACAGTGCACTTGAAAGTTTACCGGCCATGCCTGATTGATAAGAAAGGTTTTACCTCTTTTAAATACGAGTTGTGCATTAATTCTGCCACAATAATTTTTCAAAAATGCAAACTTTTGTTTTTATTTATTTCCTAACCAATTGCTTTCTAGGTGGTTAAAAAAATCATTTTTTAATTATTATTTTAGAAATAGTCGGAAATCTTTCACTTTTTTAAAGACAAGCGCTCAATTTTAAAAATTGTTCTGATCATTCTCTAAGAGAATTTTTGATTAAAGAGATAAGAAACCCTCAGGATATTAGGCCTTTAATTTGCCTGCCCATCCGAGCTTAGTTCTTAAAGTAGAAAAGTAGTCATGATTTCGTAAAGAAACCAAACGAAAAACACGAGGGGATAAGCTAACACGCAAAACTTCACCTGTTGCCATGGTGAAACGAGTAAAGCCATCGAAAATGATTTCAACTGGAGCATATTCACTAAGGTATTGAACTTGAATATCTTGATTAGACGCCAAAACAATTGGGCGATTAGAAATAGTATGCGGACAAATAGGAGTTAACACAAATGCATTTAAGTCGGGCGTTAAAATGGGGCCCCCAGCAGCCAAGGAATAAGCCGTTGATCCGCTAGGAGTGGAAAGAATTAATCCATCCGCAGAAAACGTATTCAAATAAAGTCCATTGACGTGGACACCGATATCGATTAGTCCAGGATTTTGAGCTCGATGTACGACAATCTCGTTCACAGCAAAACACGTTTCATTATGCATGGATTGTCCTTGCATCATGATTCTTTCTTGGATCTGGAAATTTCCGTTAAGAATGTCTTGTAAACCAGGATAAATCTCCGTCACGGGAATATCTGCCATAAACCCTAAACTGCCTAAATTAATCCCGACAATGGGAGCCATTAGATTAGGATGTCGATGCATTTGACGTAAAATAGTTCCATCTCCCCCCAACGAAATGATAAAATCGACCATTTCAGGATTGATACTGGAAAGGGGAATAGCTCCGATTTCTTCAGCGACTTCGTCTTGAGTGATGATTGAGACACCTTGTGCCGTTAGGTATTCACGGATGTTAATTGCAATGTTTTTAGAATGTTTTTTTGCTGTATTTGGAAACAATGCAATGTGCATATAGCCTCTTTAAAACTCTGACATGTGCGTCAAGTTAGTGTTAATTCTTTCCCGCAGAACGGGTATCAACAAATTCTGAACAATCTGGATTTTTGAGAGAGAATTGAGTCATCACGCTTTCAGCAATTTGACTTGCTGTCAAACCAATCTCTTT
This window of the Parachlamydia acanthamoebae genome carries:
- a CDS encoding NAD(+)/NADH kinase, which encodes MHIALFPNTAKKHSKNIAINIREYLTAQGVSIITQDEVAEEIGAIPLSSINPEMVDFIISLGGDGTILRQMHRHPNLMAPIVGINLGSLGFMADIPVTEIYPGLQDILNGNFQIQERIMMQGQSMHNETCFAVNEIVVHRAQNPGLIDIGVHVNGLYLNTFSADGLILSTPSGSTAYSLAAGGPILTPDLNAFVLTPICPHTISNRPIVLASNQDIQVQYLSEYAPVEIIFDGFTRFTMATGEVLRVSLSPRVFRLVSLRNHDYFSTLRTKLGWAGKLKA